Proteins encoded by one window of Parabacteroides sp. FAFU027:
- a CDS encoding right-handed parallel beta-helix repeat-containing protein: MKKFTLLLLCAMMNSLALLAQTTVSSSIASNTTWTTAGSPYIITNSIDVNSGVTLTVQSGVTVKFNGGVYLHVRGTLNATGATFTANGSTAKGFYDGIYVSYEYYETGNVNLTSCTVEYASNLYVRKGQMTLNSCIISNLSGTIRISNLGTLNIDKTKISNTNFPITYYGAGTINPGTNLDFSNNTYDYVDIDFSEVNELFWLKNFGYPYYNDNSIQVRATGTLKMDPGVDLQIANTEIQVYGKIKALGTKDKPIIFEKTPASSYWLGMNIHNSAIDTACILRNCIIRNANYNYYEWYNAMEIENASPTIDSCRFVGNAFNLHIDGYSKPVISNCYLGPSITTAGEVFNVLMDMNANPVFINDSIQFNSSEIRAIGLRGGTSVTDKAQLKKLSFIGINNISYCLYDITTVLDTASLTIDPGVVIKCRNYNSMITGNGVITGIGTALEPIIFTHIADDNYGNPADSQNNGTQTINYSDGGRIALYSTAESRLENWKFNYIGYNSGNWGIYVKNSNVVNKCEIKNTYNAVWFSKNAKVTNNSFINVPQYPIGYQLSTGTPDISGNTLTNVGYIGIELDGVENDSPTLKKMNFAGYTNLPYILTHQITIDPGNVMNIAPGVILKFQSYWNSGIWVNGALKAIGTKNDKITFTSIRDDSAWGDTNNDGTGSVPGNDDWMGLVFTGTASDTENILRNCEIKYSGDAYNSGYTYAPIGIYDCRVLLDSVKVNFSARCGIGIFGNANPEIKDCAIQNIGWEPLYMDMFANPTFTGNNTLANVADIAIKLRAGTVSGTVPVRNFAGYNPITYLWYDNTLTVNDQLTIPAGLTFKGPGRWEIYGKLNIQGTVEKPVVFTTVEDDAYGNPKDSQQNGQGGYNSNGGYFVFYDASNDSSTIDHAIFRYSTTTPIQLNNASPTIKNCAFENSGQIGISLVGNSAPAIDNCAFNNIAYPFNTSLLTYPKSTVGNTISGTTGRGIRVNDETLTQDATLAKRDFGGITNIPYIFRNYTVGTGAKLTINPGVICKFNDYGYLDVRNGLMAVGGSTVDSVIVFTSDRDDFYGGDTYNNGDTNGPWNNAWQGIYFYNEAIDVNCVLQNCIFRYASYYNSRSAVNMDNASPTIQNCRFINGYNGIKCNNTSLPIISNCDFSGTDPNSGYAVQNLSTSNTVTATNCWWNSATGPKHTSNPTGTGERVSDNVVFTPYLTQVVKPELGDVSINGTINPYDASLILQYLVSNIILTPKQIGVADVSGNKFVTSYDASMILQYNVGLINWFEKSALKSAVIADNASVSFSDIMLNAGKGTFTIPVQLTTGLNVRSLDLKFAFNPEHISLVNIEAGKCSTEFSFAKSENTGNGEIAVSMASAYDLNLQNEPIYLEFALKNAQISESTIDLASGLANETNLATVTPVTVNSLKVATGLQSTSIANEPTITVQENAVCIGFSQPESVNNLSVQLTDITGKVVYSTLIKELAPGMKNVFIPLSAIGTHPQGVYIIRLHSNEISTDKKVLIK; encoded by the coding sequence ATGAAAAAGTTTACGCTTCTCCTTTTGTGCGCAATGATGAATAGTCTGGCGCTATTGGCTCAAACAACTGTAAGCTCGAGCATTGCGAGCAACACGACCTGGACTACCGCTGGCAGTCCCTACATCATCACGAATAGTATAGACGTAAATTCCGGAGTTACACTGACTGTACAATCAGGAGTGACGGTAAAGTTTAACGGCGGAGTCTATCTGCATGTGAGGGGAACGCTCAATGCCACCGGAGCAACCTTTACCGCCAATGGTAGTACCGCCAAAGGCTTTTATGACGGGATCTATGTCTCTTACGAATACTATGAGACCGGAAATGTAAACCTGACCAGCTGTACGGTGGAATATGCCTCGAACCTTTATGTGCGGAAAGGGCAGATGACGCTGAACAGCTGTATCATAAGTAACCTGAGCGGGACAATACGCATCAGTAATCTGGGTACATTAAACATAGATAAGACAAAGATTTCAAATACCAACTTCCCGATTACCTATTACGGAGCGGGAACGATTAATCCGGGGACCAATCTCGATTTTTCAAATAATACCTATGACTATGTCGATATTGATTTCAGTGAGGTGAATGAGCTGTTTTGGCTGAAAAACTTCGGATATCCCTACTATAATGACAACAGTATCCAGGTGCGTGCAACCGGAACCCTGAAAATGGATCCGGGTGTTGATTTGCAGATTGCCAATACCGAAATTCAGGTGTATGGTAAAATAAAGGCTTTGGGTACAAAAGATAAACCGATCATATTTGAAAAGACACCAGCTTCCAGCTATTGGCTGGGAATGAATATTCATAACAGTGCCATTGATACGGCCTGTATATTGAGAAATTGTATCATCCGCAATGCCAATTACAACTACTACGAATGGTACAATGCGATGGAAATCGAAAATGCATCACCGACCATTGACAGCTGCCGGTTTGTAGGGAATGCCTTTAACCTGCACATTGACGGATATAGCAAACCGGTTATCTCTAATTGTTATCTGGGACCTTCAATTACAACTGCCGGGGAGGTATTCAATGTATTGATGGATATGAATGCGAATCCCGTTTTTATCAATGACTCGATTCAATTCAATAGTTCTGAAATCAGGGCGATCGGGCTACGTGGTGGAACCTCGGTTACGGATAAAGCCCAACTGAAAAAGCTATCCTTTATCGGGATAAATAATATCTCCTATTGCCTCTACGATATTACGACCGTACTTGATACTGCCTCGCTGACTATAGATCCGGGGGTTGTGATCAAATGCCGTAACTATAACTCCATGATAACAGGAAACGGTGTAATAACCGGTATCGGAACGGCACTCGAACCAATCATTTTCACTCACATTGCCGATGATAATTATGGCAATCCGGCAGACTCACAGAATAACGGGACTCAAACCATCAACTACAGCGATGGCGGTCGGATAGCCTTGTACAGTACAGCCGAGTCGAGACTGGAAAACTGGAAGTTCAACTATATCGGTTATAACTCCGGAAACTGGGGGATTTATGTGAAGAACTCCAACGTGGTGAACAAATGCGAAATCAAAAATACTTACAACGCTGTCTGGTTTAGTAAAAATGCAAAGGTAACCAACAACAGTTTTATCAATGTTCCTCAATACCCCATCGGCTACCAGTTGAGTACGGGAACACCTGATATATCGGGAAATACGTTGACTAATGTAGGATATATCGGGATAGAACTGGATGGCGTGGAAAATGATTCTCCCACACTGAAAAAGATGAATTTTGCCGGATATACCAATTTGCCCTATATCCTGACACATCAGATTACCATTGATCCGGGGAATGTAATGAACATTGCTCCCGGGGTAATCCTGAAATTTCAGAGTTACTGGAATAGCGGAATCTGGGTCAATGGAGCCCTGAAAGCCATTGGTACAAAAAATGATAAAATCACATTCACCTCGATACGCGATGACTCAGCCTGGGGAGACACCAATAATGACGGAACCGGTTCTGTCCCCGGAAATGACGACTGGATGGGACTGGTATTTACCGGAACCGCCAGCGATACTGAAAATATCCTCCGCAACTGTGAAATCAAATACAGTGGAGATGCTTATAATAGCGGGTACACTTATGCGCCGATAGGCATTTACGATTGCCGGGTACTCCTTGATTCGGTTAAGGTCAATTTCTCCGCCCGATGCGGAATCGGTATTTTCGGAAATGCCAATCCCGAAATAAAAGATTGTGCCATCCAAAATATCGGTTGGGAACCGCTCTATATGGATATGTTTGCCAACCCGACATTTACGGGAAACAATACCCTGGCCAATGTGGCGGATATTGCGATTAAACTAAGGGCCGGAACGGTTAGCGGTACGGTTCCCGTTCGCAATTTTGCCGGATACAATCCGATTACCTATTTGTGGTATGATAATACACTGACCGTCAATGACCAGTTGACGATACCGGCCGGACTGACCTTTAAAGGGCCGGGCCGCTGGGAAATTTATGGAAAACTGAATATACAGGGGACAGTTGAAAAACCGGTCGTATTTACTACTGTGGAAGATGATGCATATGGCAATCCGAAAGACAGCCAGCAGAACGGACAGGGAGGCTATAACAGTAACGGAGGTTACTTTGTTTTTTATGATGCTTCAAACGATTCCAGCACCATCGATCATGCCATTTTCCGGTATTCCACCACAACTCCGATACAGTTGAATAATGCTTCTCCGACAATTAAAAACTGTGCTTTTGAAAATTCCGGCCAGATCGGTATTTCGTTGGTTGGAAACAGTGCGCCGGCTATTGATAACTGTGCATTCAACAACATAGCCTATCCGTTTAATACCTCGCTACTGACCTATCCGAAATCGACAGTCGGCAACACTATCTCAGGTACGACGGGAAGAGGAATCCGGGTAAATGATGAAACGCTTACACAGGATGCAACTCTCGCCAAAAGGGACTTTGGCGGCATTACCAATATACCTTACATTTTCCGAAACTATACCGTGGGTACAGGCGCAAAACTGACTATTAATCCGGGTGTAATCTGCAAATTTAATGACTATGGTTACCTCGACGTCAGAAACGGATTGATGGCTGTGGGTGGAAGTACCGTGGATAGCGTAATTGTATTTACTTCCGACCGGGATGATTTCTATGGTGGAGATACCTACAACAATGGCGATACAAATGGTCCGTGGAATAATGCCTGGCAGGGAATTTATTTCTACAACGAGGCCATTGATGTCAATTGTGTTTTGCAAAACTGCATTTTCAGATATGCCTCCTATTACAACTCGAGGTCAGCCGTTAATATGGATAATGCATCACCCACTATTCAGAATTGCCGTTTTATAAATGGGTATAACGGAATTAAATGTAACAATACTTCATTGCCCATCATTAGTAATTGTGACTTTAGCGGGACTGATCCAAACAGCGGTTATGCTGTCCAAAACCTGTCCACTTCGAATACTGTGACTGCAACCAACTGCTGGTGGAACAGTGCCACCGGCCCGAAACATACCTCCAATCCTACCGGTACAGGAGAACGCGTTTCGGATAATGTCGTCTTTACACCTTACCTCACTCAGGTGGTCAAGCCCGAACTTGGCGACGTCAGTATCAATGGCACCATCAATCCTTACGACGCATCGTTGATTCTGCAATATTTAGTATCCAATATTATATTGACTCCCAAGCAGATTGGCGTAGCCGATGTCAGTGGAAACAAATTCGTCACATCTTATGATGCTTCCATGATTCTGCAATACAATGTCGGCCTGATCAACTGGTTTGAAAAGAGCGCACTCAAAAGCGCTGTCATTGCCGATAACGCCTCCGTTTCATTCAGCGATATTATGCTGAATGCCGGAAAAGGAACCTTTACCATACCGGTACAGCTTACTACCGGCCTAAACGTAAGGTCACTGGATCTGAAATTTGCCTTTAATCCGGAGCACATCAGCCTGGTAAATATCGAAGCAGGTAAATGTTCAACCGAATTCTCATTTGCAAAAAGTGAAAATACCGGCAACGGAGAGATTGCGGTTTCCATGGCCTCTGCCTATGATTTGAATTTGCAGAATGAGCCGATTTATCTTGAATTTGCCCTGAAGAATGCGCAAATCAGCGAATCGACGATTGACCTGGCATCCGGCCTGGCCAATGAAACCAATCTGGCGACAGTTACTCCGGTGACAGTCAACAGCCTGAAGGTCGCTACCGGATTGCAATCGACTTCGATAGCCAATGAACCGACCATCACGGTACAGGAAAATGCCGTTTGCATCGGCTTTAGCCAGCCGGAATCCGTTAATAACCTGAGTGTTCAATTGACTGATATCACAGGTAAAGTTGTTTATTCAACCTTGATAAAAGAGCTGGCTCCGGGAATGAAGAATGTCTTTATCCCATTGTCTGCCATAGGTACACATCCGCAGGGTGTATATATCATCCGTCTGCATTCTAATGAAATCTCAACCGATAAAAAGGTGCTGATAAAGTAG
- a CDS encoding HAD family hydrolase, producing MKNICALFDMDGVLLDTESQYDIFWHSMGEKYDLGIEKFEKKIKGTTLVSILTKYFSHLPESEHDLIKQSLLDFEKNMTYSDIPGVMNFINELKENNIKVGMVTSSDDEKLSAVFKQRAGFDKMFDTIVSANRITQGKPHPMCYLSAAKDLGIDPENCYVFEDALSGIQAGTDAGMTVIGLATTNPAEVIQDKVSKVIPHFEDFSVEEMKAI from the coding sequence ATGAAGAATATTTGTGCGCTTTTTGATATGGACGGCGTATTACTTGATACGGAGTCACAATACGATATATTCTGGCACTCGATGGGCGAGAAATACGACCTGGGCATCGAGAAGTTTGAGAAGAAAATCAAGGGAACCACACTGGTTTCTATTCTTACAAAATACTTTTCTCACCTGCCGGAGTCGGAGCACGATCTGATCAAACAATCGTTGCTTGACTTTGAAAAAAACATGACCTACTCCGATATTCCGGGTGTGATGAACTTCATCAACGAACTGAAAGAAAACAACATCAAGGTAGGGATGGTGACCAGTTCTGACGATGAGAAACTCTCGGCTGTTTTCAAGCAACGTGCCGGATTCGACAAGATGTTCGACACCATCGTTTCGGCCAACCGCATTACGCAAGGCAAACCTCACCCCATGTGCTACCTGTCGGCTGCTAAGGATCTCGGTATTGATCCGGAGAACTGCTACGTATTCGAAGATGCTCTGTCCGGAATTCAGGCAGGCACTGATGCCGGTATGACTGTCATCGGTCTGGCTACGACCAATCCGGCAGAAGTGATTCAGGATAAGGTTTCCAAAGTTATTCCCCATTTTGAGGATTTCTCTGTGGAAGAGATGAAAGCAATATAA
- a CDS encoding GNAT family N-acetyltransferase, with protein sequence MAVTIRPVNSKSELKQFVKFRIDLYKENPYAIPPLYMDEMGTLDPKKNPAFEFCEAQCFLAYRDGKIVGRIAAFINHKANETWKEKNGRFGFIDFIDDEEVSSALLKAAEDWVKAKGMNHLHGPLGFTDFDQEGMLVEGFDQLGTMATIYNYPYYPQHIEKLGYRKDADWVEFKIYIPDSIPDKHKRISEIVMKKYNLRILKHTSPKKLIKEGYGNKIFELVNNSYSHLYGFTPLSTKQIDYYIKMYLSMLKLEFLTLIVDENDDLIAFGVAMPSLSKALQKAQGKLFPFGFIHILKALKVKNPIVDLLLIAVRPDYQSKGVNALMFYDLIPHFKNAGVVYAESNPELVENEKVQSQWEYFKFEQHKRRRAFIKDLK encoded by the coding sequence ATGGCAGTAACTATTCGTCCGGTTAACAGTAAGAGCGAACTTAAACAGTTTGTAAAATTCAGAATTGACCTCTACAAAGAGAATCCCTACGCTATCCCGCCATTGTATATGGATGAAATGGGAACGCTTGACCCAAAGAAAAATCCGGCTTTTGAATTTTGTGAAGCACAATGTTTCCTGGCTTACCGTGATGGTAAAATCGTGGGGCGTATTGCCGCCTTTATTAATCACAAAGCGAATGAGACCTGGAAGGAAAAGAACGGACGATTCGGATTCATTGACTTTATCGACGATGAAGAGGTATCTTCTGCCCTGCTCAAAGCTGCCGAAGATTGGGTAAAAGCCAAAGGGATGAACCACCTGCACGGTCCGCTCGGATTCACCGACTTTGACCAGGAAGGTATGTTGGTGGAAGGTTTCGACCAGTTGGGTACAATGGCCACCATCTACAACTACCCCTATTATCCGCAACACATAGAAAAGCTGGGGTATCGGAAAGACGCCGACTGGGTGGAATTCAAAATCTACATCCCAGACTCGATTCCCGATAAGCACAAACGTATTTCTGAAATCGTGATGAAGAAATACAATCTTCGTATCCTCAAGCATACCAGCCCAAAAAAGCTGATCAAAGAGGGTTACGGAAATAAAATTTTCGAGCTGGTAAATAATTCATACAGCCACCTTTACGGTTTTACACCTTTATCAACCAAACAGATCGACTACTACATCAAGATGTATCTCTCGATGTTGAAGCTGGAATTCCTGACATTGATTGTGGATGAAAATGATGATCTTATTGCCTTTGGTGTGGCTATGCCCTCTCTCTCTAAAGCGCTTCAAAAGGCACAGGGCAAGCTCTTCCCGTTCGGATTTATCCATATCCTTAAAGCGTTGAAAGTGAAAAACCCGATAGTAGATTTGCTATTGATTGCGGTTCGTCCCGACTATCAGAGCAAGGGTGTAAATGCGCTGATGTTTTACGACCTGATCCCTCACTTCAAAAACGCGGGTGTCGTTTATGCCGAAAGTAATCCGGAGCTCGTGGAAAACGAAAAAGTGCAGTCGCAGTGGGAATATTTCAAATTCGAACAACACAAACGCCGTCGCGCCTTTATCAAAGACCTAAAATAA
- a CDS encoding DUF2284 domain-containing protein produces the protein MPHTQIQTLLSQQGFTEYCWMNPKEIVVAQWVRMKCTFGCPDYGLGACPPNTPSVEDCRAFFNEYSSGLIIKLRKEIGPDNDFKQAEWSELMTTRLLDLERMVFRKGFVKAFLLNHTCCNSCKKCSHNRIGCHNKHRAKPSPEAMAVDVFQTVKNTGMQINEFSDKMTEITRFAFLLVE, from the coding sequence ATGCCCCACACCCAAATCCAAACCCTCCTCTCCCAGCAAGGTTTTACCGAATATTGCTGGATGAATCCAAAAGAAATCGTAGTTGCACAATGGGTGCGCATGAAGTGTACCTTTGGCTGTCCCGATTACGGGTTGGGGGCCTGTCCGCCAAATACCCCTTCTGTGGAAGATTGCCGTGCGTTTTTCAATGAATACAGCAGTGGCCTGATCATTAAATTGCGGAAAGAGATTGGCCCAGATAATGACTTTAAGCAGGCGGAATGGTCGGAACTGATGACAACCCGGTTGCTTGATCTTGAACGGATGGTGTTCCGCAAAGGATTCGTAAAAGCCTTCCTGCTCAATCATACCTGCTGCAATTCGTGTAAGAAATGTTCCCATAATCGCATCGGCTGTCACAATAAGCACCGTGCAAAGCCCAGTCCCGAAGCTATGGCGGTGGATGTTTTCCAAACTGTGAAGAACACCGGGATGCAGATTAATGAGTTCAGCGATAAGATGACGGAGATTACCCGCTTTGCTTTTTTGCTGGTGGAGTGA
- a CDS encoding DNA topoisomerase IV subunit B has product MDEILNKPQTEYIEDDIKTLDWQEHIRRRPGMYIGKLGDGTYSDDGIYVLLKEVLDNSVDEFMMGNGKTIDVQIADGVVKVRDYGRGIPLGKVVDVSSKMNTGAKYDSKAFKKSVGLNGVGIKAVNALSTRFFISSHREGEMKSVVYTAGQIVEEFPLASTTEANGTYIEFEPDNTIFKDFKYKDEYVEGLLKNYVFLNSGLTIVYNGKRYFSKNGLVDLLNEYMTSEPLYPIIHLKGEDIEVVITHANQNGEEYYSFVNGQHTTQGGTHLTAFKEAVSRTIKEFYNKGFEYGDIRNGLVAAISVKVEEPVFESQTKTKLGSKDIGPDGPTVAKFVGDFLKKELDNFLHKNGETADILLHKIQESEKERKAMAGITKIARERAKKANLHNRKLRDCRFHFNDVKGEKGEYSSIFITEGDSASGSITKSRDVETQAVFSLKGKPLNTFGLTKKVVYENEEFNLLQSALNIEEGLDGLRYNKVIIATDADVDGMHIRLLLITFFLNFFPELIKKGHVYILQTPLFRVRNKKETFYCYSEEERLNALSKLGANPEITRFKGLGEISPDEFKHFIGQDMRLDPVSLKKEDLVKELLEFYMGKNTMERQNFIIDNLVVEEDVV; this is encoded by the coding sequence ATGGACGAAATTCTAAACAAGCCTCAAACCGAATATATTGAAGATGATATTAAGACCCTTGACTGGCAGGAGCACATCCGCCGCCGTCCGGGGATGTATATCGGTAAGCTGGGGGACGGTACTTATTCTGACGACGGTATCTATGTATTGTTGAAAGAAGTACTCGACAACTCGGTGGACGAATTCATGATGGGTAACGGTAAAACCATTGACGTTCAGATTGCTGACGGTGTGGTAAAAGTACGTGACTACGGTCGCGGTATTCCCCTCGGAAAGGTCGTTGACGTCTCTTCCAAAATGAATACCGGAGCCAAATACGACTCCAAAGCCTTTAAGAAATCGGTAGGTCTTAACGGGGTCGGTATCAAGGCGGTGAATGCGCTTTCCACCCGTTTCTTCATCAGCAGCCACCGTGAAGGTGAAATGAAAAGCGTGGTGTACACCGCCGGTCAGATTGTGGAGGAGTTTCCATTGGCCTCAACCACCGAAGCCAACGGTACCTACATCGAGTTTGAACCGGACAACACCATTTTCAAAGACTTCAAATACAAGGACGAATATGTGGAAGGATTGTTGAAAAACTACGTCTTCCTCAACTCCGGCCTCACCATCGTCTATAATGGCAAACGCTACTTTTCCAAGAACGGATTGGTCGATTTGCTCAACGAATACATGACTTCCGAACCGTTGTACCCCATCATTCACCTGAAGGGAGAAGATATCGAAGTCGTGATCACCCACGCCAACCAAAACGGCGAAGAGTATTACTCCTTCGTCAACGGTCAGCACACCACCCAGGGCGGTACGCACCTGACAGCCTTCAAGGAGGCGGTATCGCGCACCATCAAGGAGTTTTACAACAAAGGCTTCGAATACGGGGATATCCGCAACGGTCTGGTGGCCGCCATCAGCGTAAAGGTGGAGGAGCCGGTCTTCGAATCACAGACCAAGACCAAGCTGGGCTCCAAAGACATTGGTCCTGATGGCCCTACCGTCGCGAAATTCGTAGGCGATTTCCTTAAAAAGGAGCTGGACAACTTCCTGCACAAAAACGGGGAAACGGCAGACATCTTGCTTCACAAAATCCAGGAGTCGGAGAAAGAGCGCAAGGCCATGGCCGGCATCACCAAGATTGCCCGCGAACGCGCGAAGAAGGCCAACCTTCACAACCGCAAACTCCGCGATTGTCGCTTCCACTTCAATGATGTCAAAGGGGAAAAAGGGGAATACTCCAGCATCTTCATCACCGAGGGAGACTCGGCGAGTGGTTCCATTACCAAAAGCCGGGATGTGGAAACACAGGCGGTATTCAGCTTGAAAGGAAAACCCTTGAACACCTTCGGCCTGACCAAAAAGGTGGTTTACGAGAATGAAGAGTTCAACCTCCTGCAGTCAGCGCTCAATATCGAAGAAGGCCTTGACGGACTCCGCTACAACAAGGTGATTATCGCTACCGATGCCGACGTGGACGGTATGCATATCCGCCTGTTGCTGATTACCTTCTTCCTCAACTTCTTCCCGGAACTGATAAAAAAAGGGCACGTTTACATCCTGCAAACGCCTCTGTTCCGCGTTCGGAATAAAAAAGAGACCTTCTATTGCTACTCCGAAGAAGAGCGACTGAATGCCCTCAGCAAACTGGGTGCGAATCCCGAGATCACCCGATTCAAAGGTTTGGGAGAGATTTCGCCCGATGAGTTTAAACACTTTATCGGACAGGACATGCGTCTCGACCCCGTTTCGTTGAAAAAAGAGGACCTTGTGAAAGAACTTCTCGAGTTCTATATGGGAAAAAACACCATGGAACGACAAAACTTTATTATTGATAATCTGGTTGTAGAAGAAGACGTTGTTTAA
- the coaD gene encoding pantetheine-phosphate adenylyltransferase, translated as MPKKIAVFPGTFDPFTTGHEALVRRGLTFLDEIIIAIGVNESKKTWQSLDERLKTISRIYADEPRVKVIPYDGLTIDFAVEHNAKIILRGIRSTTDLEYEKLMADVNRKVSGIETVLLITEPEFAHISSSVVRELQRYGKDISQFLP; from the coding sequence ATGCCAAAAAAAATTGCAGTTTTCCCGGGCACATTCGACCCTTTCACCACCGGTCACGAAGCTTTGGTTCGCCGGGGATTGACTTTTCTTGATGAAATAATCATTGCCATCGGTGTCAATGAATCGAAAAAGACCTGGCAGTCACTCGATGAACGCCTCAAAACTATTTCCCGAATCTATGCCGACGAGCCTCGCGTAAAAGTAATTCCCTACGACGGACTTACCATTGACTTTGCCGTTGAACATAATGCCAAAATCATCCTCCGTGGTATCCGCTCCACGACCGACCTGGAATACGAAAAGCTAATGGCCGACGTCAATCGCAAGGTTTCCGGTATTGAAACCGTTCTGCTGATTACCGAACCCGAATTTGCCCATATCAGCTCATCAGTCGTTCGCGAACTTCAGCGTTACGGAAAAGACATCAGTCAGTTCCTTCCCTGA
- a CDS encoding S41 family peptidase — translation MKRTFITLALLLAISICGMAQSQSAAMRKLSMTEYAIQNLYVDKLDENKLTEDVIEAILKKLDPHSSYMNVEETKQMNEPLQGNFEGVGIQFNMLNDTLFVIQTIPGGPSEKVGIMAGDRIIMVNDTLVAGVKMKNTDIMKRLRGKKGSIAAVKVLRRGVNGLVEFRIVRDKIPIYSLDASYMVDKNTGYIKINKFAATTYDEFLKAMRDLRKKGMKNLILDLEDNGGGYLTAATNMADEFLKDDQLIVYTQGYHQSRDESIATKKGEFETGKLVVMIDENTASASEIVSGAIQDWDRGVIVGRRSFGKGLVQRPIPLPDGSMIRLTVARYYTPSGRCIQKSYEDGIDKYKKDLIDRYNKGELVHADSIHFPDSLKAFTKINRRIVYGGGGIMPDYFVPMDTARYTVFYINLVAKGILNKYCISYFDDHRNEFKEKYPTFEAFDKGFNVTDEMIDQLLTEAKKDKVVPNDTAYAKNKLRTEVELKATLTKDLGYTPSDEVVKYMLKDMQAKLNDKAEKDEMIKTKPLLQNQIKALIARDLFDMTAYFRVINSDSDSFKKAVEIINNEKQYNKLLKKL, via the coding sequence ATGAAACGCACCTTTATCACTCTGGCATTGCTACTCGCCATCTCCATTTGCGGAATGGCTCAATCCCAATCGGCAGCGATGCGCAAACTATCCATGACGGAATATGCCATTCAGAATCTATACGTAGATAAGCTGGACGAGAATAAACTGACCGAAGATGTCATCGAGGCCATACTCAAGAAGCTGGACCCACACTCTTCATACATGAACGTGGAAGAGACAAAGCAAATGAATGAACCCCTCCAGGGAAACTTTGAAGGTGTCGGCATTCAGTTTAATATGCTGAACGATACGTTATTTGTCATCCAGACCATTCCGGGGGGACCATCAGAGAAAGTAGGCATCATGGCCGGTGACCGTATTATTATGGTCAATGACACTTTAGTGGCCGGCGTGAAGATGAAAAACACCGACATCATGAAGCGTCTGCGGGGCAAAAAAGGCTCTATCGCAGCTGTTAAGGTACTTCGCCGCGGAGTGAACGGACTGGTTGAATTCCGCATCGTTCGGGATAAGATACCCATTTACAGCCTGGATGCCTCCTATATGGTGGACAAAAATACCGGTTACATCAAAATCAACAAGTTTGCTGCCACAACCTACGATGAGTTCCTCAAAGCAATGAGAGACCTCAGAAAAAAAGGGATGAAGAATCTTATTCTTGACCTCGAAGACAACGGAGGCGGATACCTGACTGCTGCTACCAACATGGCCGATGAGTTCCTCAAAGACGACCAGTTGATCGTTTACACGCAAGGTTACCACCAGTCAAGAGATGAAAGCATCGCTACAAAAAAAGGTGAATTTGAGACCGGCAAACTGGTGGTGATGATTGATGAAAACACGGCATCGGCCAGTGAGATTGTCAGCGGAGCTATCCAGGATTGGGACCGCGGAGTGATTGTGGGCCGCCGCAGCTTTGGTAAAGGATTGGTTCAGCGCCCCATTCCTCTGCCTGACGGTTCTATGATACGTCTGACAGTGGCACGTTATTATACTCCTTCAGGCCGCTGCATCCAGAAGTCTTATGAAGATGGAATCGATAAGTATAAAAAAGACCTGATTGACCGTTACAACAAAGGCGAACTGGTTCACGCAGACAGCATCCACTTCCCAGATTCACTCAAAGCATTCACCAAAATCAATCGCCGCATTGTATATGGTGGTGGTGGTATTATGCCTGACTACTTTGTGCCAATGGATACTGCACGCTACACCGTATTCTACATCAATCTGGTGGCTAAAGGCATTCTGAACAAATACTGCATCAGCTATTTTGATGACCATCGCAATGAGTTCAAGGAGAAATATCCAACTTTCGAAGCCTTCGACAAAGGATTTAACGTGACCGATGAGATGATTGACCAGTTGCTTACCGAAGCAAAAAAAGACAAGGTTGTTCCCAACGATACCGCTTACGCTAAGAACAAGTTACGCACCGAGGTCGAACTCAAAGCCACACTGACTAAAGATCTGGGCTATACTCCTTCTGACGAAGTGGTTAAATACATGTTGAAAGATATGCAGGCCAAACTTAATGACAAAGCGGAGAAAGACGAAATGATTAAAACCAAGCCGTTGCTCCAGAACCAGATTAAGGCGTTGATTGCCCGCGACCTGTTCGATATGACTGCCTATTTCCGCGTTATCAACAGTGACAGCGACAGCTTTAAGAAAGCAGTGGAAATCATCAACAACGAAAAACAATACAACAAACTGCTGAAGAAATTGTAA